One Microbacterium trichothecenolyticum DNA window includes the following coding sequences:
- a CDS encoding SDR family oxidoreductase — translation MSALTTPTGREPALVAQPRPDGSAPRALVLGATGYLGGRLVPRLLAAGYRVRVLARDARRAAAFPWGEQVEIVAGDATDVTAVREAVDEVDVVYYLIHSMGGGRDFETTDRRAAQTVADAAAEASVSRIVYLGGLHPDDAPLSPHLRSRVEVGDILLRSGVPTLVLQAGVVIGSGSASFEMVRHLTDVLPYMPAPKWVRNHIQPIAVRDVLHYLLGAARVAPNVNRAVDIGGPDVLRYGQMMNGYALEAGLHQRPIASLPVLTPRLASHWVNLVTPIPKAIARPLVESLQNDCVVKDRAVDDLIPRPEAGLMPYRDAVRLALRRVNDDDIETSWLDAEVSGVPSDPLPSDPDWAGRLVYTDVRTMMTTANAKQLWSVIEGIGGENGWYSSPLLWAIRGWMDRLVGGVGLARGRRSRSVVTVGDALDFWRVEAIEPGHLLRLRAEMKVPGGAWLELRATPEGDGARFDQRALFFPHGLPGRLYWLAVLPFHGLIFSGMARRITAAAEHVQREDPEPRAEAGRIAPEVPEVETLSR, via the coding sequence ATGAGCGCCCTGACCACGCCCACCGGCCGCGAGCCGGCTCTCGTCGCACAGCCCCGGCCCGATGGTTCGGCACCCCGCGCTCTCGTCCTGGGGGCGACGGGCTATCTCGGTGGTCGCCTCGTGCCCCGCCTGCTCGCCGCCGGCTACCGGGTGCGGGTGCTCGCGCGCGATGCGCGTCGCGCCGCCGCCTTTCCGTGGGGCGAGCAGGTCGAGATCGTCGCGGGCGACGCCACCGACGTGACGGCGGTGCGCGAAGCGGTCGACGAGGTCGACGTCGTCTACTACCTCATCCATTCGATGGGTGGCGGCCGCGACTTCGAGACCACCGATCGCCGCGCGGCGCAGACCGTCGCCGACGCGGCGGCTGAAGCGTCGGTGAGTCGCATCGTCTATCTCGGCGGTCTGCACCCCGACGACGCCCCGCTGTCGCCGCACCTGCGTTCACGCGTCGAGGTCGGCGACATCCTCCTGCGAAGCGGCGTTCCGACACTCGTGCTGCAGGCCGGCGTCGTCATCGGGTCGGGATCGGCGTCGTTCGAGATGGTGCGTCACCTGACCGACGTGCTGCCGTACATGCCCGCGCCGAAGTGGGTGCGAAATCACATCCAACCCATTGCCGTGCGCGACGTGCTGCACTACCTGCTGGGCGCGGCGAGGGTGGCGCCGAACGTCAATCGGGCGGTCGACATCGGCGGGCCCGACGTGCTGCGCTACGGCCAGATGATGAACGGCTACGCGCTCGAGGCGGGCTTGCACCAGCGGCCGATCGCATCGCTCCCGGTGCTGACGCCGCGACTCGCGTCGCACTGGGTCAACCTCGTCACACCCATCCCGAAGGCCATCGCGCGCCCGCTCGTGGAGTCGCTGCAGAACGACTGCGTCGTGAAGGACCGCGCGGTCGATGACCTCATCCCGCGCCCCGAGGCGGGTCTCATGCCGTATCGCGACGCCGTTCGGCTGGCACTGCGACGCGTGAACGACGACGACATCGAGACGAGCTGGCTGGATGCCGAGGTCTCGGGCGTTCCGAGCGACCCCCTGCCGAGCGACCCCGACTGGGCGGGTCGCCTGGTCTACACCGATGTGCGGACGATGATGACGACGGCCAACGCCAAGCAGCTGTGGTCGGTGATCGAGGGGATCGGTGGCGAGAACGGCTGGTACTCCTCGCCGCTGCTGTGGGCGATCCGCGGGTGGATGGACCGGCTCGTGGGTGGGGTGGGTCTCGCGCGCGGCCGGCGTAGCCGGTCCGTGGTCACCGTGGGTGACGCGCTCGACTTCTGGCGCGTCGAGGCGATCGAGCCCGGGCATCTGCTGCGCCTTCGGGCCGAGATGAAGGTTCCGGGCGGGGCGTGGCTCGAGCTGCGCGCGACGCCGGAGGGCGACGGCGCCCGCTTCGATCAGCGCGCCCTGTTCTTCCCCCACGGCCTGCCCGGCCGGCTGTACTGGCTGGCCGTGCTGCCCTTCCACGGACTCATCTTCAGCGGCATGGCGCGGCGCATCACCGCGGCCGCCGAGCACGTGCAGCGCGAAGACCCCGAGCCGCGGGCCGAGGCGGGGCGGATCGCCCCGGAGGTGCCTGAGGTCGAGACGCTCAGCCGGTGA
- a CDS encoding MoaD/ThiS family protein, translated as MSVRVRYFAAAAEAAGTDAEDRAETTLAALRLAVVAAHPALERILDRCAVLVDGTRHDDDLSLDGVTHVDVLPPFAGG; from the coding sequence ATGAGCGTTCGCGTGCGCTACTTCGCCGCCGCCGCCGAGGCCGCCGGTACCGACGCCGAGGACCGCGCCGAGACGACACTCGCCGCCCTGCGGCTCGCCGTCGTCGCCGCGCACCCCGCGCTCGAGCGCATCCTGGATCGCTGCGCCGTGCTCGTCGACGGCACGCGCCACGACGACGACCTGTCGCTCGATGGTGTGACGCACGTCGACGTACTGCCGCCCTTCGCGGGCGGCTGA
- a CDS encoding molybdopterin molybdotransferase MoeA: MTDLLTVEQHRERILAEVALLPAESVSLAGATGRTLAEPVLAAHDLPGFDNSSMDGFAVRFADVHGADAETPATLRVVADLPAGTADDPALAPGEAARIMTGAAVPADADAIVPFEDTAGGLADSLGTVQVLRAPIGVGAFIRRRGGDTLTGATVLSPGERLGPLALAAAAAAGVDTLSVHRRPRVAVVSTGSELVAPGTEPGRGQTPDSNATLLAALVGAADADIELVDRVGDDPAGIDAVLARATRADVVIFTGGVSAGAYEPVRLALSDRIAFEKVAMQPGKPQAFGVLDDGRLVFGLPGNPVSVAVSFEVFVRPALLALQGRTVIDRRFARLTASESWSTPPGRRQYLPAAIDLVEGTVRPATAGGSGSHLAASLARAEAFAVVPAEVSTVSVGDSLDVMLIP; this comes from the coding sequence GTGACCGACCTGCTCACCGTCGAACAGCACCGCGAGCGCATACTCGCCGAGGTCGCACTCCTGCCCGCCGAGAGCGTCTCGCTCGCCGGCGCGACCGGTCGTACCCTCGCCGAACCCGTGCTGGCCGCGCACGACCTCCCCGGCTTCGACAACTCCTCGATGGACGGCTTCGCGGTCCGCTTCGCCGACGTGCACGGGGCGGATGCCGAGACCCCGGCGACCCTGCGCGTCGTCGCCGACCTGCCAGCCGGCACCGCCGACGATCCCGCGCTCGCCCCGGGCGAGGCGGCACGCATCATGACGGGTGCCGCCGTCCCCGCCGACGCGGATGCGATCGTGCCCTTCGAAGACACCGCCGGCGGTCTCGCCGATTCCCTTGGCACGGTCCAGGTGCTCCGCGCCCCGATCGGCGTGGGCGCCTTCATCCGTCGCCGCGGCGGCGACACGCTCACCGGCGCCACCGTGCTCTCGCCCGGAGAGCGGCTCGGCCCGCTCGCGCTGGCGGCCGCCGCGGCGGCGGGCGTCGACACGCTCAGCGTCCACCGCCGCCCCCGGGTCGCGGTCGTCTCCACGGGCAGCGAGCTCGTCGCCCCCGGCACGGAACCGGGCCGCGGCCAGACACCCGACTCCAATGCCACCTTGCTCGCCGCCCTCGTCGGCGCAGCGGATGCCGACATCGAACTCGTCGACCGCGTCGGCGACGACCCCGCAGGCATCGACGCGGTCCTCGCGCGGGCGACGCGCGCCGACGTCGTGATCTTCACCGGCGGGGTCAGCGCCGGTGCTTACGAGCCCGTCCGCCTCGCGCTCAGTGATCGCATCGCGTTCGAGAAGGTCGCGATGCAGCCCGGCAAGCCGCAGGCGTTCGGCGTGCTCGACGACGGACGCCTCGTCTTCGGTCTGCCCGGCAACCCGGTGAGCGTCGCGGTGTCGTTCGAGGTGTTCGTGCGGCCCGCCCTCCTGGCGTTGCAGGGTCGCACCGTTATCGATCGGCGCTTCGCCCGCCTCACGGCATCCGAGAGCTGGTCGACTCCGCCCGGACGCCGCCAATACCTCCCCGCGGCGATCGATCTCGTCGAGGGCACGGTTCGGCCGGCCACCGCTGGCGGTTCGGGGTCGCACCTCGCGGCATCCCTCGCCCGTGCCGAGGCATTCGCCGTCGTGCCCGCCGAGGTGTCCACCGTGTCGGTCGGCGACTCGCTCGATGTCATGCTGATTCCATGA
- a CDS encoding molybdenum cofactor biosynthesis protein MoaE — translation MSAVRIARLSEEPLDLDAHLDAVEDSSSGAVTTFVGRVRDTDPDASDAVVALEYSAHPDAEQTLHRIAETAAAGTDAIVAVSHRVGRLGVGEAAVVIAVASGHRAEAFEVCRQVIETIKTDLPVWKRQVEADGTTEWKGLGG, via the coding sequence ATGAGCGCCGTCCGCATCGCCCGCCTGTCGGAGGAGCCGCTCGACCTCGACGCGCACCTCGACGCGGTCGAGGACTCGTCGTCGGGTGCGGTGACGACTTTCGTCGGGCGCGTCCGTGACACCGATCCCGACGCCTCCGACGCTGTCGTCGCGCTCGAGTACAGCGCCCACCCGGATGCCGAGCAGACGCTGCACCGCATCGCTGAGACCGCCGCCGCCGGTACCGACGCCATCGTCGCGGTCAGCCATCGTGTGGGGCGGCTCGGCGTCGGTGAGGCCGCGGTCGTGATCGCCGTGGCATCCGGGCATCGTGCCGAGGCGTTCGAGGTATGCCGCCAGGTGATCGAGACGATCAAGACCGACCTGCCCGTGTGGAAGCGCCAGGTGGAGGCCGACGGCACGACGGAGTGGAAGGGCCTGGGAGGGTAG
- a CDS encoding TOBE domain-containing protein: protein MPNTFRIATAARLLGVSDDTVRRWIDQGVLPTTGVSPAEIPGAALAERAVALADEPDDPTGIASSARNRFVGIVTRVRVDGVMAQVDLQCGPHRVVSLMSAEAAEELALAPGSLAVASVKATVVTVEVPRD, encoded by the coding sequence ATGCCGAACACCTTCCGCATCGCCACGGCCGCCCGCCTGCTCGGGGTCAGCGACGACACCGTGCGGCGTTGGATCGACCAGGGGGTGCTGCCGACGACCGGGGTATCGCCGGCGGAGATCCCCGGCGCCGCCTTGGCGGAACGCGCGGTGGCGCTTGCCGACGAGCCCGATGACCCCACCGGGATCGCCTCCAGTGCGCGCAACCGCTTCGTCGGGATCGTCACGCGCGTGCGAGTCGACGGGGTGATGGCGCAGGTCGATCTGCAGTGCGGCCCGCACCGGGTCGTGTCGCTCATGTCGGCCGAGGCGGCGGAAGAGCTCGCGCTCGCGCCCGGGTCGCTCGCGGTGGCATCGGTCAAGGCGACGGTCGTCACCGTCGAGGTGCCGCGCGACTGA
- the moaC gene encoding cyclic pyranopterin monophosphate synthase MoaC → MTFPHLDAAGHARMVDVTLKQPTVRTATARGFVRCAPEVVAALRDGTAPKGDVLAVARIAGIQAAKSTPTLLPLAHVIGVHRASVDLSITDDGVEIEATVGTADRTGVEMEALTSVSVAALAIVDMVKGMDKGTFIENVRIVSKTGGKSGDWVRPGEPDAAAGGTA, encoded by the coding sequence ATGACCTTCCCCCACCTGGATGCCGCGGGCCACGCCCGCATGGTCGACGTCACCCTCAAGCAGCCCACCGTTCGCACCGCCACGGCGCGCGGCTTCGTGCGCTGCGCGCCCGAGGTCGTCGCGGCGCTGCGCGATGGCACCGCCCCCAAGGGCGATGTGCTGGCCGTGGCGCGGATCGCCGGCATCCAGGCCGCGAAGTCGACGCCGACACTCCTCCCCCTCGCGCACGTCATCGGCGTGCACCGGGCGTCGGTCGACCTGTCGATCACCGACGACGGCGTCGAGATCGAGGCGACGGTGGGCACGGCCGACCGCACCGGCGTCGAAATGGAGGCGCTCACCAGTGTCTCGGTCGCCGCACTCGCGATCGTCGACATGGTGAAGGGAATGGACAAGGGCACGTTCATCGAGAACGTGCGCATCGTGTCGAAGACCGGGGGCAAGTCGGGCGACTGGGTGCGTCCGGGCGAGCCCGATGCCGCAGCGGGAGGGACCGCATGA
- the moaA gene encoding GTP 3',8-cyclase MoaA — MDAAHETGTPGPVVVPLGATVTVSARPSTLGAVRATGSGQPHLDEPRQPPHPQHDPGAVRATGAPREGGMLDRFGRVATDLRVSVIDKCNLRCTYCMPADGMPWLPQSQLMSTDEIRRIVRVAVQALGAEELRITGGEPLVRKDLEFVIAGIRADNPDLPISLTTNAVGLDRRAQALKDAGLNRINVSLDTLHPETFAELTRRPHLDKVLAGLQAARAAGLGPIKINAVLMRGINDTEVVPLVDWAVSNGFEMRFIEDMPLDGDRSWTATNVIPARDIRAAIEEAFTLSPDPRGRGAAPAERWEVRRHGDTALAGHIGIISSVTEPFCSACSRTRVTADGRIRSCLFSHEETDLLTALRDGADDEGLAQIWRDAMWAKPRAHGSDRVGLARADFVQPERTMSAIGG, encoded by the coding sequence ATGGATGCCGCGCACGAGACCGGGACGCCCGGCCCCGTCGTCGTGCCGCTGGGCGCGACGGTGACCGTGAGCGCACGCCCGAGCACGCTCGGTGCCGTCCGTGCCACCGGATCCGGGCAGCCGCACCTCGACGAACCTCGGCAGCCGCCGCACCCGCAGCACGACCCCGGTGCCGTTCGAGCGACCGGCGCCCCCCGCGAGGGCGGCATGCTCGACCGCTTCGGGCGCGTCGCGACCGACCTGCGCGTCTCGGTCATCGACAAGTGCAACCTGCGCTGCACGTACTGCATGCCGGCCGACGGGATGCCGTGGCTCCCGCAGTCGCAGCTGATGTCGACCGACGAGATCCGGCGTATCGTCCGCGTGGCCGTGCAGGCGCTCGGCGCCGAGGAGCTGCGGATCACCGGCGGCGAGCCGCTCGTGCGCAAGGATCTCGAGTTCGTCATCGCCGGCATCCGGGCCGACAATCCCGACCTGCCGATCTCGCTCACGACGAATGCCGTGGGTCTCGACCGCCGCGCCCAGGCCCTGAAAGACGCGGGCCTCAACCGCATCAACGTCTCGCTCGACACGCTGCATCCCGAAACCTTCGCCGAGCTCACCCGTCGCCCGCACCTCGACAAGGTGCTCGCGGGACTCCAGGCCGCCCGGGCCGCGGGGCTCGGGCCCATCAAGATCAACGCCGTGCTGATGCGGGGCATCAACGACACCGAGGTCGTCCCGCTGGTCGACTGGGCGGTGTCGAACGGCTTCGAGATGCGATTCATCGAAGACATGCCGCTCGACGGCGACCGCTCGTGGACGGCGACGAACGTCATCCCCGCCCGCGACATCCGCGCCGCGATCGAAGAGGCCTTCACCCTCAGCCCCGACCCGCGCGGGCGCGGAGCCGCCCCCGCCGAGCGCTGGGAGGTTCGCCGCCACGGCGACACCGCCCTCGCCGGGCATATCGGCATCATCTCTTCCGTCACCGAGCCGTTCTGCTCCGCCTGCTCGCGCACGCGCGTCACCGCCGACGGCCGCATCCGCTCGTGCCTCTTCTCGCACGAAGAGACCGACCTGCTCACCGCCCTCCGCGACGGCGCCGACGACGAAGGTCTCGCCCAGATCTGGCGGGATGCCATGTGGGCCAAGCCCCGCGCCCATGGCTCCGACCGCGTCGGACTGGCGCGCGCCGACTTCGTCCAGCCGGAGCGCACGATGAGCGCGATCGGCGGATGA
- a CDS encoding carboxylesterase/lipase family protein: MHTASSGPLAEAPAGRFRGRVVNGARRWLGIRYAQPPLGPLRWRAPLPAPDAGLEVGADAFGAACPQPPSPLPLGDGVMQDEDCLSVNVWSPDATSSAPRPVMVWLHGGAYVFGAASQRTYEGASLATTGDVVVVTLNYRLGALGFLDLRDVLTRAEGNGDVDGNLALRDVLLALRWVQRNIAAFGGDPANVTVFGESAGGGLVTTLMATPSASGLFHRAIAQSSPASSVYGRERAAEVAARFVELAGVDPVSPTAGEQLRAADVETLLAAAQRLFAEVPAHAPGTLAFAPVVDGELVPEAPITVLSEGRGLPVPLMIGTNKDEASLFAYMKSPLIPITGDRLQRMFADMAAENPDVVLPERAQVLAAYENVHQRALGLGIAGDIGFRLPTLWVAEGHRAIAPVHLYRFDHSTPFLRLVRLGATHGSELIYLWGNLHAGPKDLTFRLGGRRTAETLSRRMQHRWSAFAHGLQPDAPDGPGWPAYRADVRATLVIDSRDRVVDDLDADLRRAWGDEVLTFR; encoded by the coding sequence GTGCACACCGCTTCATCCGGCCCGCTGGCCGAGGCTCCCGCCGGGCGGTTCCGCGGCCGGGTCGTGAACGGGGCACGCCGCTGGCTCGGCATCCGCTACGCCCAGCCGCCCCTCGGACCCCTGCGCTGGCGCGCGCCGCTGCCCGCCCCCGACGCCGGCCTCGAGGTCGGCGCCGACGCCTTCGGCGCGGCGTGCCCGCAACCTCCCAGCCCGCTCCCGCTCGGCGACGGCGTCATGCAGGACGAGGACTGCCTGTCCGTGAACGTGTGGTCTCCGGATGCCACGTCCTCGGCGCCGCGGCCGGTGATGGTGTGGCTGCACGGCGGCGCCTACGTGTTCGGCGCCGCCAGCCAGCGCACGTACGAGGGCGCGTCGCTGGCGACGACCGGCGACGTCGTGGTGGTCACGCTGAACTACCGACTCGGCGCCCTCGGCTTCCTCGACCTGCGCGACGTCCTCACCCGGGCGGAAGGCAACGGCGACGTCGATGGCAATCTCGCTCTGCGCGACGTCCTGCTGGCCCTGCGCTGGGTCCAGCGCAACATCGCCGCTTTCGGCGGCGACCCGGCGAACGTCACGGTGTTCGGCGAATCCGCGGGCGGTGGGCTCGTCACCACCTTGATGGCCACGCCCTCGGCATCCGGACTCTTCCACCGGGCGATCGCGCAATCCTCCCCCGCCTCGAGCGTGTACGGACGCGAGCGCGCGGCCGAAGTGGCCGCGCGCTTCGTCGAACTAGCGGGTGTCGATCCGGTATCGCCCACGGCGGGCGAGCAGTTGCGCGCCGCCGACGTCGAAACGCTGCTCGCGGCGGCGCAGCGGCTGTTCGCCGAAGTACCGGCCCACGCGCCGGGCACCCTCGCCTTCGCCCCCGTCGTCGACGGCGAGCTGGTACCCGAAGCGCCGATCACGGTCCTGAGCGAGGGACGCGGCCTGCCCGTCCCCCTCATGATCGGCACGAACAAAGACGAGGCGTCGCTTTTCGCGTACATGAAGTCACCGCTGATCCCCATCACCGGCGATCGCCTCCAGCGGATGTTCGCCGACATGGCGGCCGAGAACCCCGACGTCGTCCTGCCCGAGCGAGCGCAGGTGCTCGCCGCGTACGAGAACGTGCACCAGCGCGCGCTGGGCCTGGGGATCGCCGGCGACATCGGCTTCCGCTTACCCACGCTCTGGGTCGCTGAGGGGCACCGTGCGATCGCTCCCGTGCACCTGTACCGCTTCGACCACAGCACCCCTTTTCTGCGGCTCGTCCGTCTGGGCGCGACGCACGGCAGCGAGCTGATCTACCTCTGGGGAAATCTCCACGCAGGACCGAAAGACCTCACTTTTCGCCTCGGCGGGCGTCGCACGGCCGAGACGCTGTCGCGCCGCATGCAGCACCGCTGGAGCGCATTCGCACACGGGCTCCAGCCCGACGCCCCCGACGGCCCCGGGTGGCCGGCGTACCGCGCAGATGTCCGCGCGACGCTCGTGATCGACAGCCGCGACCGCGTGGTCGACGACCTCGATGCCGACCTCCGTCGGGCGTGGGGCGATGAGGTGCTGACCTTCCGCTAG
- a CDS encoding HesA/MoeB/ThiF family protein: MRPLVEPVASLAPEELIRTARHAVLAGIGEEGQRRLAAARIAVVGAGGLGSPVLLSLAAAGVGEIVIIDDDVVERTNLQRQLLHRVDDIGVAKTASAARAVRDLSPVTVVHERTVRLTSDNAVGLLQGADLVIDGSDTFDTREAVAAAAEDLGIPLVWGAVQEWAAQVTVFWSAPPEGYSPVVLGDLFPAGSAGEPPTCAQVGVLGSLCVQVGGLLATEAVKLVTGAGEPLLGRLIVVDALRARQDVIPLTGRTPA; the protein is encoded by the coding sequence ATGAGGCCGCTCGTCGAGCCGGTGGCATCCCTCGCCCCCGAAGAACTGATCCGCACCGCCCGCCACGCCGTGCTCGCCGGCATCGGCGAGGAGGGCCAGCGGCGGCTCGCGGCCGCGCGCATCGCCGTCGTGGGTGCGGGCGGTCTCGGCTCCCCCGTGCTCCTGTCGCTCGCCGCGGCCGGGGTCGGCGAGATCGTCATCATCGACGACGACGTCGTGGAGCGCACGAACCTGCAACGCCAGCTGCTGCACCGGGTCGACGACATCGGCGTCGCCAAGACGGCATCCGCCGCCCGCGCCGTGCGCGACCTCTCGCCCGTCACCGTCGTTCATGAACGAACCGTACGGCTGACCTCCGACAATGCTGTCGGCCTGCTCCAGGGCGCCGACCTCGTCATCGACGGCAGCGACACCTTCGACACGCGCGAGGCCGTCGCCGCCGCAGCGGAGGACCTCGGCATCCCCCTCGTCTGGGGAGCCGTGCAGGAGTGGGCGGCGCAGGTGACGGTGTTCTGGTCCGCCCCTCCCGAGGGGTACTCCCCCGTGGTGCTCGGCGACCTCTTCCCCGCCGGGTCCGCCGGCGAGCCGCCCACGTGCGCCCAGGTCGGCGTCCTCGGCTCGCTGTGCGTGCAGGTCGGAGGGCTGCTCGCCACCGAGGCCGTCAAGCTCGTCACCGGCGCGGGTGAGCCGCTGCTCGGTCGCCTCATCGTCGTCGATGCGCTGCGTGCCCGTCAGGACGTGATTCCCCTCACCGGAAGGACCCCCGCGTGA
- the modA gene encoding molybdate ABC transporter substrate-binding protein, whose amino-acid sequence MRRPLRLAGVLAAAALLAACASPEPAAPGDQLSGTLEVYAAASLQRSFDEISRAFMAAHPDVTVQSVYDGSSTLATQIGEGAPADVFASADEKNMAKVAAQAPDPQLFAGNTLVIAVPAGNPGGVKTLDDLARVTTVLCAAEVPCGAASATLLSNAGVAVTPASEEQNVTAVLTKIAAREADAGLVYATDVVGRDDIEAIVPAGADAVVNHYPIAVLTDAPHPTAAAAFVAFVLSADGQGILAATGFRAP is encoded by the coding sequence ATGCGCCGCCCGCTCCGTCTTGCCGGTGTTCTCGCCGCCGCGGCACTGCTCGCCGCCTGCGCCAGCCCCGAGCCCGCGGCACCCGGGGATCAGCTGAGCGGCACGCTCGAGGTCTACGCCGCCGCGTCGCTGCAGCGGTCGTTCGACGAGATCTCTCGCGCGTTCATGGCCGCTCATCCCGACGTCACCGTGCAGTCGGTGTACGACGGATCGAGCACGCTCGCGACCCAGATCGGCGAGGGCGCCCCCGCTGACGTGTTCGCCTCGGCCGACGAGAAGAACATGGCGAAGGTCGCCGCTCAGGCACCCGACCCGCAGCTGTTCGCCGGCAACACCCTCGTGATCGCCGTCCCCGCCGGCAATCCCGGCGGGGTGAAGACGCTCGACGACCTCGCGCGCGTGACGACCGTGCTGTGCGCGGCCGAGGTGCCCTGCGGGGCGGCGTCGGCGACGCTGCTGTCGAACGCCGGGGTCGCGGTGACGCCCGCGAGCGAAGAGCAGAACGTCACCGCCGTGCTGACGAAGATCGCCGCTCGGGAAGCCGACGCGGGTCTGGTGTACGCCACCGACGTGGTCGGCCGCGACGACATCGAAGCGATCGTGCCCGCGGGTGCCGACGCCGTGGTCAATCACTACCCGATCGCCGTGCTGACCGACGCGCCCCACCCCACCGCGGCCGCCGCGTTCGTCGCGTTCGTGCTGTCGGCCGACGGGCAGGGCATCCTCGCCGCCACGGGGTTCCGCGCCCCGTGA
- a CDS encoding MogA/MoaB family molybdenum cofactor biosynthesis protein — translation MPHVARVITVSDRSAAGLREDRGGPLAVSLLRDAGFDCADAVIVPDGADSVEAALRAAVAAGPGLIVTTGGTGVAPRDRTPEGTARVLDRELPGIAEELRRRGLTDTPLSVISRGLAGIADPGTLIVNLPGSTRAVASGIAVIAEIAPHVLDQLAGGDHA, via the coding sequence GTGCCGCATGTCGCCCGGGTGATCACCGTCTCCGACCGTTCCGCCGCCGGGTTGCGTGAGGACCGCGGCGGACCGCTCGCCGTCTCGCTTCTGCGCGACGCAGGATTCGACTGCGCGGATGCCGTGATCGTGCCCGACGGGGCCGACAGTGTCGAGGCCGCCCTGCGCGCGGCCGTCGCGGCCGGCCCGGGCCTGATCGTCACCACGGGTGGGACCGGTGTCGCGCCCCGGGACCGGACGCCCGAGGGCACCGCCCGTGTACTCGACCGCGAGTTGCCCGGTATCGCCGAGGAGCTGCGTCGTCGCGGCCTCACCGACACCCCCCTGTCCGTCATCTCACGGGGGCTCGCAGGCATCGCCGACCCCGGCACGCTGATCGTCAACCTTCCCGGATCCACGCGCGCCGTGGCATCCGGAATCGCCGTCATCGCGGAGATCGCGCCGCACGTGCTCGACCAGCTCGCCGGAGGAGACCACGCATGA
- the modB gene encoding molybdate ABC transporter permease subunit has protein sequence MTSTGYVPRWLVVPAAVGLLFLLVPLTALIGRVEWATLWSDVTSPTARAALGLSLGTGAVATVVCAVVGIPLALLIARSPARIAAVLRALVTVPLVLPPMVGGVALLYLFGRSGPLGALGLSFTTTAVVLAQVFVALPFLVLAVEGALRSTGVEFERTAASLGASRATILRRITLPLAAPGIVAGVVLCFARAIGEFGATALFAGNRPGVTQTMPLAIYTAFNGAGVSQGTAVALSLLLLVTAVAVLLLVRGWRPGAGR, from the coding sequence GTGACCTCGACCGGCTACGTCCCGCGCTGGCTCGTCGTGCCGGCGGCGGTCGGACTGCTCTTCTTACTCGTGCCCTTGACCGCGCTCATCGGGCGCGTGGAGTGGGCGACGCTGTGGAGCGACGTCACCTCGCCGACCGCGCGGGCAGCCCTCGGACTGTCGCTGGGCACGGGGGCCGTGGCCACCGTCGTCTGCGCGGTCGTCGGCATCCCGCTCGCGCTGCTCATCGCCCGCAGTCCCGCGCGCATCGCCGCCGTGCTGCGCGCGCTCGTGACCGTGCCGCTCGTGCTGCCCCCGATGGTCGGCGGAGTCGCCCTGCTGTACCTCTTCGGCCGCAGCGGGCCCCTGGGCGCCCTGGGGCTGTCGTTCACGACGACCGCCGTGGTGCTGGCCCAGGTGTTCGTGGCGCTGCCCTTTCTCGTGCTCGCCGTCGAAGGCGCGCTGCGCAGCACGGGCGTGGAGTTCGAGCGGACCGCCGCGTCGCTCGGGGCCTCGCGCGCCACGATTCTGCGTCGCATCACCCTCCCGCTCGCGGCCCCCGGAATCGTCGCGGGCGTCGTGCTGTGCTTTGCGCGCGCGATCGGCGAGTTCGGTGCGACGGCGCTGTTCGCCGGCAACCGCCCGGGCGTGACGCAGACCATGCCGCTCGCGATCTACACGGCGTTCAACGGAGCGGGCGTCTCGCAGGGCACGGCGGTGGCCCTGTCGTTGCTGCTGCTCGTCACGGCCGTCGCGGTGCTGCTGCTCGTGCGCGGCTGGCGACCGGGGGCGGGACGATGA